From a single Stigmatopora nigra isolate UIUO_SnigA chromosome 21, RoL_Snig_1.1, whole genome shotgun sequence genomic region:
- the LOC144215210 gene encoding uncharacterized protein LOC144215210, with the protein MAAPRPASRLSLLLAFLACAGPARPSPPLLLRPRERERDSGGVNIAVVHSGSSLLPETSTAGGAEPGPGERAPGERAASAAVAADVAPLAAAVAAAAASFSLAALVGEAVMTPSGPANVIYLAVNESSPGSLLLQLCELLATTPLQVAQNI; encoded by the coding sequence ATGGCGGCGCCGCGGCCGGCCTCTCGCCTGTCGCTGCTCTTGGCGTTCCTGGCCTGCGCGGGGCCGGCGCGGCCCTCGCCCCCCTTGCTGCTGCGGCcccgggagagagagagggactcGGGTGGCGTCAACATCGCCGTGGTCCACTCTGGCTCCTCCCTGCTCCCGGAGACGTCAACGGCGGGGGGCGCGGAGCCGGGCCCCGGCGAGAGGGCCCCCGGCGAGAgggccgcctccgccgccgtggccgccgACGTGGCCCCTttagcggcggcggtggcggcggcggcggcctcgtTTTCGCTGGCGGCGCTGGTCGGGGAGGCGGTGATGACGCCGTCCGGACCGGCCAACGTCATTTACCTGGCGGTCAACGAGAGTAGCCCGGGGAGTCTCCTGTTGCAGCTGTGCGAGTTGCTGGCCACCACCCCCTTGCAGGTAGCCCAAAACATTTGA